Proteins co-encoded in one Halorussus lipolyticus genomic window:
- a CDS encoding ABC transporter permease yields MSTTGRVRAEASSAWRSFTRRRTAVFFTFFFPVILILIFAVLVQTNPGGGGLFAQPPGYYLPGYLAVVVLFTPLSRVGSEVARHREGNRFEKLATTPLSRPEWLLAHTLVNVAIIGIAGLLILGLMALVTGTASLALAPRNLALVAVFLGFAVALFCGLGAVLGGLADSQDGVIAASNTIALPLLFLSDTFITPGLLPAWFRPAMGLSPLTYFARGVRGLTYQPPETGPTLLYRQPLAGWEFNLGVLVALTLVFFAAGAYAIPRTD; encoded by the coding sequence ATGAGCACCACTGGTCGGGTCCGGGCGGAGGCCAGTTCGGCGTGGCGGTCGTTCACCCGACGGCGGACCGCGGTCTTCTTCACGTTCTTCTTCCCGGTCATCCTCATCCTCATCTTCGCGGTGCTGGTCCAGACGAATCCGGGTGGGGGCGGCCTGTTCGCCCAACCGCCGGGCTACTACCTGCCGGGGTATCTGGCGGTGGTCGTGCTGTTCACGCCCCTCTCGCGGGTCGGCTCTGAGGTGGCGCGCCACCGGGAGGGCAACCGCTTCGAGAAGTTGGCGACCACGCCGCTGTCCCGGCCCGAGTGGTTGCTGGCCCACACGCTGGTCAACGTCGCCATCATCGGCATCGCGGGCCTGCTCATCTTGGGCCTGATGGCGCTGGTGACGGGCACCGCGAGCCTCGCACTTGCTCCCAGAAATCTGGCGCTGGTGGCCGTCTTCCTCGGATTCGCGGTCGCGCTGTTCTGCGGACTCGGCGCGGTGCTGGGCGGACTCGCCGACTCCCAAGACGGCGTGATTGCCGCGAGCAACACTATCGCGCTTCCCCTACTCTTTCTCTCGGACACGTTCATCACGCCCGGTCTCCTCCCGGCGTGGTTCCGGCCCGCGATGGGTCTCTCGCCGCTGACGTACTTCGCTCGCGGCGTTCGGGGCCTGACCTACCAACCGCCCGAGACCGGTCCGACGCTCCTCTACCGACAACCGCTGGCGGGGTGGGAGTTCAACCTCGGCGTGCTGGTCGCGCTGACGCTCGTCTTCTTCGCCGCCGGGGCCTACGCGATTCCCCGGACGGACTGA
- a CDS encoding ABC transporter ATP-binding protein, whose amino-acid sequence MADVLVAEDVRKSYGDATALSGVSLSVGEGEVFALIGPNGAGKTTLVRALTGTTEPDAGSVSVFGTDPDETDRQRLGLLPQSFDPPERLTPRELVEYYAGLYDEARDPEEVLSEVGLDSDDPTWYENLSGGQKRRTCVGTSLVNDPDVLFLDEPTTGIDPGGRRALWSLIEELANRGTTVFLTTHYMEEAERLADRVGLLADGELAAVGTPADLVAEYGGRTRVVVETDSDGEDVASAEATDALAETDFEVETGDGRVTIGGVEPEDIGEVVRALNDAGVAYEALTWKQPDLEDAFLRLTGQSVAGEGVAVGRKSGLETETGTEGDTAVAGGER is encoded by the coding sequence ATGGCAGACGTACTCGTCGCCGAGGACGTGCGCAAATCCTACGGCGACGCGACTGCGCTCTCGGGCGTCTCGCTGTCGGTGGGCGAGGGCGAGGTGTTCGCGCTCATCGGGCCGAACGGCGCGGGCAAGACCACGCTGGTCCGGGCGCTGACCGGCACGACCGAACCCGACGCGGGGTCGGTGTCGGTGTTCGGGACCGACCCGGACGAGACCGACCGACAGCGCCTCGGCCTGCTCCCCCAGTCGTTCGACCCGCCGGAGCGACTGACCCCGCGGGAACTGGTCGAGTACTACGCCGGACTCTACGACGAGGCCCGCGACCCCGAGGAGGTCCTCTCTGAGGTCGGTCTCGACAGCGACGACCCGACGTGGTACGAGAACCTCTCTGGCGGCCAGAAGCGCCGGACCTGCGTCGGGACCTCGCTGGTCAACGACCCGGACGTGCTGTTTCTGGACGAACCCACGACCGGCATCGACCCCGGCGGCCGCCGGGCGCTCTGGTCGCTCATCGAGGAGTTAGCGAATCGCGGCACCACCGTCTTCCTGACGACCCACTACATGGAGGAAGCCGAACGCCTCGCCGACCGGGTGGGTCTGCTGGCCGACGGCGAACTCGCGGCGGTCGGAACGCCCGCCGACCTCGTGGCCGAGTACGGCGGTCGGACCCGAGTCGTGGTCGAGACCGATTCGGACGGCGAGGACGTTGCGTCGGCCGAAGCGACCGACGCGCTCGCGGAGACAGACTTCGAGGTCGAGACCGGCGACGGCCGGGTCACGATTGGGGGCGTCGAACCCGAGGACATCGGCGAGGTGGTCCGGGCGCTCAACGACGCCGGGGTCGCCTACGAGGCCCTGACGTGGAAGCAACCCGACCTCGAAGACGCCTTCCTTCGGTTGACCGGGCAGTCGGTCGCCGGCGAGGGCGTGGCGGTGGGTCGAAAAAGCGGCTTGGAGACCGAAACCGGAACCGAGGGCGACACCGCAGTCGCGGGAGGAGAACGATGA
- a CDS encoding SHOCT domain-containing protein translates to MSTPGEDTRRLASMLADRADHESVTTARLAGTDDAVADLESAVVTHLVPGERPMFCFECHDSGVGLGEPEATVEPERGGIYCVTDRRVYVQLGLPDDDESLSVRHCEVSGVRYREGRRHHRLDLAASDTMYFLWVSANADPAAVARAAEYVTSQSDAESPETDTEDERSSGESSLSDRLERLGDAKSRGLIDDDEFQRRKDRLLDE, encoded by the coding sequence ATGTCGACTCCCGGCGAGGACACCCGGCGTCTCGCGTCGATGCTCGCGGACCGGGCGGACCACGAGTCGGTCACTACCGCCCGGTTAGCGGGCACCGACGACGCGGTTGCGGACCTCGAATCCGCCGTCGTGACCCACCTCGTACCCGGCGAGCGACCGATGTTCTGCTTCGAGTGCCACGATTCGGGCGTCGGCCTCGGTGAACCCGAGGCCACGGTCGAACCCGAGCGAGGCGGTATCTACTGCGTCACGGACCGCCGCGTGTACGTCCAGTTGGGTCTCCCCGACGACGACGAGTCGCTGAGCGTTCGCCACTGCGAGGTTTCCGGCGTCCGCTACCGCGAGGGGCGGCGACATCACCGCCTTGACCTCGCGGCCTCCGACACGATGTACTTCCTCTGGGTTTCGGCGAACGCCGACCCCGCCGCCGTCGCCCGCGCCGCCGAGTACGTCACGTCTCAGTCCGACGCCGAGTCGCCCGAGACAGATACCGAGGACGAGCGGTCGTCGGGAGAGTCGAGTCTCAGCGACCGACTCGAACGACTCGGAGACGCCAAATCGCGGGGCCTCATCGACGACGACGAGTTCCAGCGCCGGAAGGACCGACTCTTAGACGAGTGA